From the Cervus elaphus chromosome 20, mCerEla1.1, whole genome shotgun sequence genome, one window contains:
- the ATP1A4 gene encoding sodium/potassium-transporting ATPase subunit alpha-4: MGLGGKKGTVTPHEQNPSPRPTNSPKMSKKKMKRKKKKKDLEELKQEVVMDDHKLTLDELSAKYSVDLTRGHSPEKAQEILTRDGPNTLTPPKTTPEWVKFCKQLFGGFSLLLWTGAILCFVAYSIQMYFKEDSTKDNLYLGIVLTVVVVITGCFSYYQEAKSSKIMESFKNMVPQQALVIRGGEKLQIPVHEVVVGDLVEVKGGDRIPADIRLISSEGCKVDNSSLTGESEPQSRSPEFTNENPLETQNICFFSTHCVEGIAQGIVIATGDSTVMGRIASLTSGLAVGKTPIAIELEHFIHMITAVAVFLGVTFFGLSLILGYTWLEAVIFLIGIIVANVPEGLLATVTVCLTLTAKRMARKNCLVKNLEAVETLGSTSTICSDKTGTLTQNRMTVAHLWFDRAIFEADTSEQQTGNPFAKGSDTWFILARIAGLCNRADFKANEENLPIAKRATTGDASESALLKFVEQSYSSVKELRAKNPKVAEIPFNSTNKYQVSIHLQEDNSQAHVLMMKGAPERILELCSTYLLKGQEYPMDDDMKDAFQNAYLDLGGLGERVLGFCFLNLPNTYPKGFKFNTSEINFPMNNLCFVGLISMIDPPRAAVPDAVCKCRSAGIKVIMVTGDHPITAKAIAKGVGIISEGAETAEDIAARLKIPISKVNPRDAQAIVVHGSELKNMNSEQLDEILQNHTEIVFARTSPQQKLIIVEGCQRLGAIVAVTGDGVNDSPALKKADIGIAMGIAGSDVSKQAADMILLDDNFASIVTGVEEGRLIFDNLKKSIAYTLTSNIPEITPFLMFIILGIPLPLGTITILCIDLGTDMVPAVSLAYESAESDIMKRAPRNAKTDKLVNHRLIGMAYGQIGMIQALAGFFTYFVILAENGFKPPDLLGIRVSWENRYINDLEDSYGQQWTYEQRKVLEFTCQTAFFVSIVIVQWADLIICKTRRNSIFQQGMKNKILIFGILEETILAAFLSYTPGMDVALRMYPLKITWWLCATPYSLLIFVYDETRRFIIRRHPGGWVEKETYY, from the exons ATGGGGCTTGGAGGTAAAAAAGGGACCGTGACCCCTCATGAGCAGAATCCAAGCCCAAGACCTACGAACAGTCctaaaatgagtaaaaaaaaaatgaagaggaagaaaaagaagaaagatttggAGGAGCTGAAGCAGGAAGTAGTCATG GATGATCACAAATTAACCTTGGATGAGCTGAGCGCCAAGTATTCTGTGGACCTGACCAGG GGCCATAGCCCTGAAAAGGCGCAGGAAATCCTGACTCGAGATGGACCCAATACACTTACCCCTCCCAAGACCACTCCAGAATGGGTCAAATTCTGCAAGCAACTGTTTGGCGGCTTCTCCCTCCTACTGTGGACTGGTGCCATTCTTTGCTTCGTGGCCTACAGCATCCAGATGTATTTCAAGGAGGACTCCACCAAAGACAAC CTGTACCTGGGCATCGTACTAACTGTCGTAGTCGTCATCACTGGCTGCTTCTCCTATTATCAGGAGGCCAAGAGCTCCAAGATCATGGAATCTTTTAAGAATATGGTACCTCAG CAAGCGCTGGTCATTCGAGGTGGAGAGAAGCTTCAGATCCCTGTGCATGAAGTGGTGGTAGGAGACCTGGTGGAAGTTAAGGGTGGGGACCGAATCCCCGCTGACATCCGGCTCATCTCTTCAGAAGGATGTAAG GTGGACAACTCATCCTTGACGGGAGAGTCAGAGCCCCAGTCCCGCTCCCCTGAGTTCACCAATGAGAACCCTTTGGAGACCCAAAATATCTGCTTCTTCTCCACCCACTGTGTGGAAG GGATAGCCCAGGGGATTGTGATCGCCACCGGAGACTCCACCGTGATGGGCCGGATTGCCTCACTGACCTCCGGCCTGGCAGTGGGCAAGACCCCCATTGCTATTGAGCTGGAACACTTCATCCACATGATCACGGCAGTGGCCGTCTTCCTGGGTGTCACTTTCTTTGGGCTCTCGCTTATATTGGGCTACACCTGGCTGGAGGCTGTCATCTTTCTGATCGGCATCATCGTAGCCAACGTGCCCGAGGGGCTGCTGGCCACCGTCACA GTGTGTCTGACCCTGACAGCCAAGCGCATGGCTCGGAAGAACTGCCTGGTGAAGAACTTGGAGGCGGTGGAGACGCTGGGCTCCACCTCCACCATCTGCTCCGACAAGACGGGCACCCTCACCCAGAACCGCATGACCGTCGCCCACCTGTGGTTCGACAGGGCCATCTTCGAGGCCGACACCAGTGAACAGCAGACTG GGAATCCATTTGCCAAGGGCTCTGATACCTGGTTTATCCTGGCCCGAATTGCTGGCCTCTGCAACCGGGCTGATTTTAAGGCGAATGAGGAGAACCTTCCCATAGCTAAG CGGGCAACAACAGGAGATGCTTCTGAGTCAGCGCTCCTCAAGTTCGTCGAGCAGTCCTACAGCTCTGTGAAAGAGCTAAGAGCGAAAAACCCCAAGGTGGCAGAGATTCCCTTCAATTCTACCAACAAGTACCAG GTGTCCATCCACCTTCAGGAAGACAACTCCCAGGCCCACGTCCTGATGATGAAGGGGGCACCCGAGAGGATCTTAGAATTGTGCTCTACTTACCTTCTGAAAGGGCAGGAGTACCCAATGGACGATGACATGAAGGATGCCTTCCAAAACGCCTACTTGGATCTGGGAGGTCTGGGGGAACGTGTGCTAG GGTTCTGCTTCTTGAATCTGCCTAACACTTACCCCAAGGGATTCAAGTTTAACACCAGTGAAATCAACTTTCCCATGAATAACCTTTGTTTCGTGGGGCTCATCTCCATGATTGACCCTCCCCGAGCTGCCGTGCCTGATGCTGTGTGCAAGTGCCGAAGTGCTGGGATTAAG GTGATTATGGTAACAGGGGATCATCCCATCACAGCCAAGGCCATTGCCAAGGGTGTGGGCATCATCTCAGAGGGCGCTGAGACAGCAGAGGACATTGCTGCCCGGCTCAAGATCCCTATCAGCAAGGTCAATCCTAG GGATGCCCAAGCCATTGTGGTGCATGGCTCAGAACTAAAGAATATGAACTCTGAGCAGCTTGATGAGATCCTCCAAAACCACACTGAGATCGTGTTCGCTCGGACCTCGCCCCAGCAGAAACTCATTATTGTAGAGGGATGTCAGAGGCTG GGAGCCATTGTGGCGGTGACGGGGGATGGGGTGAACGACTCCCCGGCGCTGAAGAAGGCAGACATCGGCATCGCCATGGGCATCGCTGGCTCCGACGTGTCTAAGCAGGCCGCCGACATGATCCTGCTGGATGACAACTTTGCCTCCATCGTCACGGGTGTGGAGGAGG GCCGCCTGATCTTCGACAACCTGAAGAAATCCATCGCCTACACCCTGACCAGCAACATCCCCGAGATCACCCCCTTCCTGATGTTCATCATCCTTGGCATCCCCCTGCCTCTGGGCACCATCACCATCCTCTGCATTGACCTGGGCACGGACATG GTCCCTGCTGTCTCCCTGGCTTATGAGTCAGCTGAAAGTGACATCATGAAGAGGGCTCCACGGAACGCAAAGACTGATAAGCTGGTGAATCACCGTCTCATTGGCATGGCCTACGGACAGATTG GGATGATCCAGGCTCTGGCAGGATTCTTCACCTACTTTGTGATCTTGGCTGAGAATGGCTTTAAGCCTCCTGATCTGCTGGGCATCCGTGTCAGCTGGGAAAATCGATACAtcaatgacctggaggacagctATGGACAGCAGTGG ACCTATGAGCAGCGGAAGGTGCTGGAGTTCACGTGCCAAACGGCCTTCTTTGTCAGCATCGTGATCGTGCAGTGGGCTGACCTCATCATCTGTAAGACCCGCCGCAACTCAATCTTCCAGCAGGGCATGAA AAACAAGATCCTCATATTTGGGATCCTAGAGGAGACAATCCTGGCCGCTTTTCTGTCCTACACTCCAGGCATGGACGTGGCCCTGCGAATGTACCCACTCAA